A window of Daucus carota subsp. sativus chromosome 2, DH1 v3.0, whole genome shotgun sequence genomic DNA:
AGGAGTTAATTTGTTACTTACTATACTGGAAAAATCAGTATATTGAACTCATCTACTATTTGAAAGTGCATTTTCTGAATATAGGAATATATTATGGCAATTTtcgtcaaaaataaataaatatatattatggcaAGAGTGGAGCTATCAGAAGAAGCCTTTAAGCAATAAGATATACTCTTTATTTGATGCTCTATATAAACATGACACTTTAAACAAGTTTCACTTTGCTTGCCCCTTCAAGATTTGTTTTGTTActtgtaaaattaaaagaatgaCAACTTTCTGTACCGAAGTATGAAATTCTTGTCAGAAGCAAGCTTCCATGTGGCAAATGTGAATATTCTTTTCCTGAACggctttttttaaaataacttttattgTCAAGACACCCTGAAATGATAAGACCGTCTTTGAAAAGTCTATGTTTGATTGTGGTATTTAGTTAAATCCTGATGTTAGGATTACtcaaactttaattaaataagtTCATTGGAGTTCAATTTTACTTACTGTTATGGAGAATCTAACAGTGATTAAGCGAATGACTTTCAAAGTAAATAAAGATGACAAATCGAATCATGTATATTTGTGTCCAGCTGACAGCTGCATTCAAGGATACTACATCTCAATTTTCAAGTTCTCCTTTGCATTTTTGCTTTTGATCTGTTTCCGGAATGTAGTAAGATACAAATTACACATTTAGCTAACCTTAATGCTAGTGAATttggaaattaaaaaaagagcCTACGTTATGGACAATAGCCAGAATTTCCTTCCCTAGCATACACAATAACCTTAAGTAAAAAGGTCACTTGATGATTTAGAGGGTCCTCATTTTTTGGAAGTTACaggttataaattttgttttcttgaCTCCTTTTCTTGCATTATAGGGGAAGATAGAGATACTAATCATTTATATATGCAGGCCTTAAAGAAACTAAAAGAAGGAGATGCTATTATGACAATGGATCAAAGACTACGAAGGAATCCAGCATCTATTATGGTGGTAGAGAAGGTTCTAAAACTAGCTCGCCAGTGCCTTGCACCTTCACGACAAGACAGGCCCCTAATGAAGAAATGTGTCGAGACATTATGGAgaattagaaaagattacaatGAGAAATGTGTCAATTCTGCTGCTTCAGCCTTTGCCAATTCTGCAAATGTAGTCGAGGGGGATGCTAGAAAGAAGCGACATAATTATTTTGGGATCGAGGATAGTGAAAGCTACAGATTTCGTTCTGCTTGACTTACCAGCCCATAGTTAGGAATTGTgattatacttttctttatttttgatgTCCTAATACCTATTTTTTGATTGATTCTTTTTGCTTGACCATATTTTTCGGATAAAACTTAACCTCAAGGTACACGAAATTGTGTGAGACAACTGCATATCTATAGATGTCTCTAATTTATACAATGTTTGTTGAAGTTGTGGAATGATTATGGACTTCATATGCCATATTGTGTTCTAAAGCAATCAGTTTTTTAGGCAGAAAGTAGACTTGGGAGCCTGAGAATGTGATCTGGTTAACtgcataattaaattaatctgTGTCCATGGCCAGCACTTAGACATTAACTTTCTGATTGATTCACACTAATACATACTTGttctaatcattaatatatcatGATAAATACCAAGTCTATTTCAAGACCAAAAAACCACAAGGATTTGCATGTATGCTATACAGTTTTTGACAATAAAATGCCCTCTACTGAAGTTCACCTGCCAGAGATATATTTAAATCACGTATGCTATTCATCAGCTGGAATAGCTCAGTTGGTTAGAGCGTGTGGCTGTTAACCACAAGGTCGGAGGTTcgacccctccttctagcgttTTTCCCTTGTCCCAGCTCTACGTTGCAGAGAGTTTTTTTCCTTGTTAGAGCAGCTGCTGGTATTGCTTTTGAGTGTTGAAGCTCAAGTCGTCATTGTTGTTCCAGATCTTGTTGCTGTTCATGCACAACACTTTTTCAATCATTTCCACATGCATGTCACACAGTCGACAGCCCTTGTAGCAAGAAATTTAACTCTCGGTGTTGAAACAGTAACAAATAGAAGGTGGGATCAGTTCATATTTATCGTATAAATGTAGCAAAGAAAAATAATGGAAGTggatgtgacaaaaaaaatagtgGGAGTTCTTGATTTTTATACtataagattttaatatattcgataaattttgaaatgtaaagaattagataacacatttcaaaaatgaaagtgtaaaaaaattattgagacggagggagtatataattatGCTTACATATAAAAAGACATCCATGTATAGTTCATAATAAAATTGCGGTCCGGTTCGATCtgtgaaaaaaagaaaaaaattaattttgactcCGATTTTGAACAGAATCAACCGAGGGCTCACCAGGAGTTTGACTACCACCCTTAACATTCTTGAAAAGTTTGAGAACATGTTATACATAAGAAGGAAAATAAAAGGGAAGGTGGAAGAAAatgttataataaatatttattgaataaGTTAAGAGTATGGTATAACTTGTTATAGATATAGATTAGAATTCACTAAAATTAATGGGAATTACAATTGACACATCATCTCAACTCatcaaaagtaaataaaattaggtgtaataattttatatacaaGATAGCGGGATACTCGAAGAGTGGTTGAAATTTGGAATAAGAGACCGTAACCACCATATATATTATTCTGTTTTAATATAAAAGGAGATTTTTTGGagctaaaatataatttttctgtaatattcgtttttatattcaaatttcatataataattaagtaaaatatacaaaataatttaGAGGAGTCAAAACTTATGACAACATATATAGGTGACAAATAATGTTTCTTTTGCACCAAAAATCTGAGAGAAAAGGTCTTGTATATCATAAATTGAGCTTAAAGTATCCTGAATAtcaagttttgaaaaaaatgataaCATCGTAGAACGTTACATCATGTAGCGTTAGGTTATAAGAATAAAATGGTACGATGCAGCATTTTGATAATGATGTTACATGGATTATAAGAATAAAACCGTATACGATGCGGGGTTTTGATaagagaaaatagattttttttgtcaccgaacttattatgtttttagaaacttgccactcaactaatATTTTTCCCAGATGTTaggttcagaattttttttgccactgaagttaggttcgggtttgattattaccattatattaattctttgtagtattattaaaatatagtgataacctttaatattttgatgatttgatatatgtctatctttatatatagtacttttatgtCGTTTATCTTCGGTGATGAGAGTTAAACACGCATTTTACGGTTTCCAAAAGCGtactctcataaattattttattttttcttctgaataaaaatttagtgtttgaatttttatacgcaaaaagaaaatctcataaatcattgaagattaagttttcctctctatttatttatctttatcttgaacattataataagataaagttattaaaaattacgagaataaatttaagaaagatcttaagctgaactaggtgattgaaactttaatagtgaaagatgatgcatcgtatcactcaattagactttattttatcatggagagcataaattatttgaagtcattgattccatactgatgatttaataaatttttagaattctaattacgattttttctgattttaatttatatcacctcattttatgttataaattattgctatatacaaagatataaatatacatcatattatcaaaaaattatatactatcactatgtattaatgatgctacaaaaaattatcacaatgctaataatcatatccgaacctaagttagtgattaaaaacaaatccaaacctaacatcagtgactaaaaagaaaaaaaaatttagttgagtgacaagtttctaaaaacacaataagttcggtgacaaaaaaatttatttttccgtTTTGATAACGATGTTACATGGGTTTGGGTATAAAATGTTGGATTAAGTTATATTATCTGGCGTTAGATTTtttaggattttcaaatatttttcttattgatTTGGACTAAAATAAGAGAGAAATCGTAtatcatgtaatttttttaaaaaatataaatattacacgACGTCACATCACaaaatgaaatattatgaaGTGAAATTTAGGATCAACATTTGAGACTTTGATAGTCAGATGTTTTAACCAAAACCCGACCGAAAAATCCTGAAATCGGATTAGGATAAAAATGAGAAAAGAAATATACAGTACACTTCATCGCAATTTACATGAAAATTGGGCAGGGTGTAAAAACAGgattttgaaatataacatCGAAACCCCCGCGCCCAGCCCTTTTTCCATTCTCAACTACACACTGCCATGGAAGAAGAAGAGGCTGCGAAACAGCAGCAGCTCCTCAACATGGGCTTTTCTCAAGACCTAGTTTCTCAGGCCCTTGAAGCCACCGCCGGTGATTCCACTCTCAAAGCCACCGAATGGATTCTCTCCCACTCTCAAAACCCATCTTCCCCTCCTCCTTTATCTTCTCCTTTTCAACCCAAAATCAACCATTTCTTCGCCAAACCAACTCCAACCCCCCCTCTAAAAACCCAATCAAAAAATACCCATTTGCGAGAAGAAGAAAATATTATGGCCCCCCAAAAGCGATTAAAAGTTCATCCACTGAGGCAGCCgcaaaaaaaacataatcatAAACCTCCTTTGTATGAAAGAATGAGACCTCGTACTATTAATGAGGTTGTCGGACAAGACCATCTTCTTGCAAATAATTCTCTGCTTAGATCTGCAATGCAATGTAAGTTGATTCCTTCTTTTGTGTTGTGGGGCCCACCTGGGACTGGTAAGACTTCTATTGCTAGAGCTATTCTTGATTCTGGTAGTAGTGGGTGTGATTTGATGTATAGGTTTGTGTCTTTATCTGCTGTGACTGCTGGGGTTAAGGATATTAGGGATGTTGTCGAAGAATCGAAAAAGTTGAAATTAAAGAGTAATAAGAGGACTATTTTGTTTGTTGATGAGGTTCATAGGTTTAATAAGTCTCAGCAAGATTCTTTTTTGCCTGTTATTGAAGATGGTAGTGTTGTGTTTGTGGGTGCTACTACGGAGAATCCCTCTTTTCATTTGATTACTCCGTTGTTGTCGAGGTGTAGGGTTTTGAATCTTAGTCCTTTGCAGCCTCAGCATGTTTGTATGCTGATTAGACGAGCTGCCGATGATTTGGAGCGTGGGGTTGTGCAGAGTTTGTCAAATGTGGGTTGTGGGGTTATAAGGATTGAGTTGAGTGATGAGGTGGTTGAGTTTTTGGGTTCGAATTGTGATGGGGATGCAAGGGTTGCACTTAATGCTTTGGAGAATGCAGCTGTTACGGCTGCCGCACGAGTTGGGGATTCAGGAGGTTCAGAAGAAAATGACATTACTCGTTCAGTTGTGCTTATGGTGACTCTTGATGATGCAAAAGAGGCGTTGCAGTGCAAGCATCTTGCTTATGACAGAGCGGGCGATGAGCATTATAATTTAATCAGTGCACTCCATAAATCTATGAGAGGAAGTGATGCTAATGCTGCAATTTATTGGCTTGCTAGGATGCTGGAGGGTGGTGAGGAGCCTCTTTATATTGCGCGTCGATTAGTTAGATTTGCTAGTGAGGATGTTGGACTGGCTGACCCATCTGCAATAACCCAGGCCATTGCATGCTATCAGGCTTGCCATTTTCTTGGTATGCCTGAGTGCGATGTGAATCTTTCCCAGTGTGTTGCATATTTGGCATTGGCTCCAAAATCAATTGCTGTTTATAGAGCACTAGGGGCTGCCAGGAAAGTTATAAAGGAATCAGTTGGACATGTCAtggaaccagttactctaaaacctcaaggtgttagagaatggccctttccaggatcttatattctaacattccccctcactcgagagcccatttatgggtcgaagagtggatcacgggcgctcatctttggagcattaatttgccatttgtgccactataaattgtgagaatattgggggtggcagggATCGAACCTGAGTCCTCtgccaacctggctctgataccatgtcaaggaaccatgttactctaacaccttgaggttttagagtaactggttccatgacatggtatcagagccaggttggcgGAGGACTCGGGTTCGATccctgccacccccaatattctcacaatttaaaatggacacgaaggcaatttatgccccaaagatgggcgcccgtgatccactcttcaacccaaaaaaatgggatttcgagtgagggggagtgttgaatataaagtataagatccataaaggggcctcctctaacaccttaaggttttagagggaatggttctctacatggtatcagagccaggttggcgGAGGACTCGGGTTCGATccctgccacccccaatattctcacaatttatagtggcacgaatggcaaattaatgctccaaagatgagcgcccgtgatccactcttcgacccataaatgggctctcgagtgagggggaatgttagaatataagatcctggaaagggTCATTCTCTAaccaccttgaggttttagagtaactggttccttgacagGACAGAATGAGGGAGTGCCTCTCCACTTGAGGAATGCACCAACAAAATTAATGAAAGATTTTGGTTATGGAAAGGACTATATATATCCACCGGATAATCCTTCATCGACACAGACTTATCTTCCACCTTCCCTTCATGGTTATAAGTTCCTGCATTGGCCTGATACTGCTGGTGCTTTAGATGCTAACAGACGGACTGATAGATGCTGATGAATAACTCCCTACTGTCCCTCACTCTTTTTTTGGCAGATAGTAATCTATACTGGTTAGAACTTCCTTTATGCCCCATCCTTTTCATTACATTATGAAGTTTGGttgtattagtatatatatCTCTAGTATGAGAAATCACCTAAAACTCATTTTCAAGCAGTATGGATTTATGAAAAAGGTATATATATTACGGATTAATAGTATAGAAAGGACAAACAAAAAGgtcatgctaacaacaattatataaaatttaagatGTACATACTGCATCAGTGCTATCTATTAAGATAATATTAAATCGTAATGACtgctattatataaaattagacAATAGGTTTACAATTTCAACTTTAttgtaataaaaataagaaagtaaTATTTCACATCCTCAAATAGTGAGAGGCTTTTAATTGACTGGTCAAGggcaattttttctttttttttcgatTTTAATAAAACATGAGTAAATTGCTTGTATTGCACTCCCACAAACACGTTTTCACGATTTAGGCAATGTCTAGTATGCTGTACAGTCcgaattttttattcttttctaTTTACTAATTTCATGAGCTAAATGTATAATTGCATAACTACTGCACAACAACTATTGGAGGGAACTATTCTCATTGCTGAATCTCATAGCAGTTCTGGCCCCATCAATTAAGAATATGGAAGGGCCACATTCTTACAAGTCCTTGTTAATTATGGCCTGTTTGTTTCCCATAATTGTTTGATTATATGTCATAAATTACTTGCAAGTTTA
This region includes:
- the LOC108207021 gene encoding uncharacterized protein LOC108207021; the protein is MEEEEAAKQQQLLNMGFSQDLVSQALEATAGDSTLKATEWILSHSQNPSSPPPLSSPFQPKINHFFAKPTPTPPLKTQSKNTHLREEENIMAPQKRLKVHPLRQPQKKHNHKPPLYERMRPRTINEVVGQDHLLANNSLLRSAMQCKLIPSFVLWGPPGTGKTSIARAILDSGSSGCDLMYRFVSLSAVTAGVKDIRDVVEESKKLKLKSNKRTILFVDEVHRFNKSQQDSFLPVIEDGSVVFVGATTENPSFHLITPLLSRCRVLNLSPLQPQHVCMLIRRAADDLERGVVQSLSNVGCGVIRIELSDEVVEFLGSNCDGDARVALNALENAAVTAAARVGDSGGSEENDITRSVVLMVTLDDAKEALQCKHLAYDRAGDEHYNLISALHKSMRGSDANAAIYWLARMLEGGEEPLYIARRLVRFASEDVGLADPSAITQAIACYQACHFLGMPECDVNLSQCVAYLALAPKSIAVYRALGAARKVIKESVGHNEGVPLHLRNAPTKLMKDFGYGKDYIYPPDNPSSTQTYLPPSLHGYKFLHWPDTAGALDANRRTDRC